One Cucurbita pepo subsp. pepo cultivar mu-cu-16 chromosome LG09, ASM280686v2, whole genome shotgun sequence DNA window includes the following coding sequences:
- the LOC111801501 gene encoding glutathione S-transferase U10-like yields MEAGKQSDVVLFGTWYSSYCTRIILALKMKGINFEYVEEDLANKSELLINFNPVHQKVPVLIHKGKPIAESFVILEYIEEHWNHRPKILPEDPYERSKVRFWAQFYDQKIILGTLPIFKSKGEEREAACEELSKLIRVFEEGMKKDFPRKFPFYDGKNLGLLDIVVGPNACNYLALREILGDVIGSKRNPDFLSWVDALKDHPLIKETLPPHHKMVQKLKEKIPQKPKDH; encoded by the exons ATGGAAGCTGGGAAGCAAAGTGATGTGGTGTTGTTTGGAACGTGGTATAGCTCATACTGCACCAGGATTATTCTAGCACTCAAAATGAAAGGCATAAACTTTGAGTATGTGGAAGAAGATTTAGCAAACAAGAGTGAATTGCTTATCAACTTCAATCCAGTTCATCAGAAAGTCCCTGTGCTCATCCATAAGGGAAAGCCAATTGCAGAGTCCTTTGTCATTCTTGAATACATAGAAGAGCATTGGAATCACCGTCCCAAAATTCTTCCTGAAGACCCTTATGAAAGATCCAAAGTTCGTTTCTGGGCTCAATTCTATGACCAAAAG ATCATTTTAGGCACCTTGCCAATCTTCAAGTccaaaggagaagaaagagaggcAGCTTGTGAGGAGCTATCAAAACTGATAAGGGTATTTGAAGAAGGAATGAAGAAAGATTTTCCACGAAAATTTCCCTTTTATGACGGAAAAAACTTGGGACTTCTTGATATAGTTGTGGGGCCTAATGCCTGCAACTATTTGGCACTGCGTGAGATTCTTGGAGATGTAATTGGCTCAAAAAGAAACCCTGATTTTCTCTCATGGGTGGATGCTTTGAAGGACCATCCTCTGATTAAGGAAACTCTTCCTCCTCACCATAAAATGGTTCAGAAGCTGAAAGAGAAGATCCCTCAAAAGCCTAAAGATCACTGA
- the LOC111801499 gene encoding uncharacterized protein LOC111801499 isoform X3 — translation MASTKLTQFNPLLHFVLFKTIPHCNMLPVLLPFRIFLHTYFLSAFRFVHRYVFRFRNDVQRSELMENGGVDSEHSEFREKESGEMEMDGEDNGKTRSSVFCSVSMETISSLKMGDSEFTCGIKELDMDNVDCTLSYVQSTALDIVSKGVNSDGLKSTNTILDVYSENDASNVFDVLPEPEVQVLWEDYPDPSDSESAEESTSGSPKTNHDQVDDSSCKEIKRLDSFNNFEKEKESVNVLEESTEASLQENPSMLNYDRRYELNYLPDHQDIVKQLEMELRNARTGGLPTIFEEDTETAEAINEKFKYEEVMGEIQKVYRIYAEKMWKLDILNNQIMHVIGLQHLKYPLQSVSAQNSQSSQLWLGKARRLGADPVLVFLGDLLRDIEMVYVGQVCLSWEMLQWQLRKSLELQRYDSQGIRQYNQVASEFQLFQVMLKRFMEGESLQGNRVNNYVQNRCVFRSLLQVPPIIDDDSAEAEGREWEDDYDFSSNFLAEIIEKSMWVFYEFLVSDKDDAKNILKCNRKHQIELQNSENPQLLLVNVQDHFQKSERKVDLKLISRVLRMGKLTVNQLLWCSQKLDHLTFINRQVHLEPSLLLFPF, via the exons ATGGCTTCAACCAAACTTACTCAGTTTAATCCCCTTCTTCATTTCGTATTATTCAAGACTATTCCTCACTGCAATATGTTGCCGGTCCTCCTCCCCTTCAGGATTTTTCTTCACACCTACTTCTTGTCTGCCTTCCGATTCGTTCATCGATACGTTTTCAG ATTTCGTAACGATGTTCAAAGAAGTGAGCTTATGGAAAATGGTGGAGTCGATTCAGAACATTCTGAATTTCGGGAGAAGGAGAGTGGTGAAATGGAAATGGATGGTGAAGACAATGGGAAAACTAGGAGCTCTGttttttgctctgtttctaTGGAAACTATTTCGTCTTTGAAAATGGGAGATTCTGAGTTTACTTGCGGGATTAAAGAACTTGACATGGATAATGTTGATTGTACTCTTTCTTACGTTCAATCCACTGCCTTGGATATAGTTTCTAAGGGAGTAAATTCTGATGGCTTGAAAAGTACTAACACAATTCTTGATGTTTACTCAGAAAATGATGCTTCCAATGTGTTTGATGTATTGCCTGAACCAGAAGTTCAAGTTCTTTGGGAAGATTATCCCGATCCGTCTGATTCAGAATCTGCAGAGGAATCAACCAGTGGCTCCCCAAAGACCAATCATGATCAAGTTGATGATTCATCTTGCAAAGAAATCAAGCGACTTGACTCTTTCAACAAttttgagaaagagaaagaatctGTCAATGTTTTGGAGGAATCAACTGAAGCAAGTTTGCAGGAGAATCCCTCCATGTTAAATTATGATCGCAGGTATGAACTAAACTATCTACCAGATCACCAGGATATAGTAAAGCAGCTAGAAATGGAGCTGAGAAATGCAAGAACTGGAGGGCTTCCAACAATTTTTGAAGAGGATACTGAGACAGCTGAAGCAATTAATGAAAAGTTCAAGTATGAAGAAGTAATGGGAGAGATACAAAAGGTCTACAGGATTTATGCGGAGAAAATGTGGAAACTTGATATCTTAAACAATCAGATTATGCATGTCATTG GTTTGCAGCATCTGAAATATCCGCTGCAATCAGTTTCAGCACAGAACTCACAGAGCTCACAGCTATGGTTGGGAAAAGCACGGAGGCTGGGAGCTGACCCAGTACTTGTTTTCTTAGGAGATTTACTAAGGGACATAGAAATGGTGTATGTAGGACAAGTTTGTCTTTCCTGGGAAATGCTGCAATGGCAGCTTAGGAAATCCCTTGAGCTGCAACGATATGACTCTCAAGGTATTCGTCAGTATAATCAAGTTGCTAGTGAGTTCCAACTTTTTCAAGTTATGCTGAAAAGATTCATGGAGGGAGAAAGTCTTCAGGGCAACAGAGTTAACAACTATGTCCAGAACCGCTGTGTATTTCGTAGTCTTTTGCAAGTCCCACCCATCATAG ATGATGATTCTGCAGAAGCTGAAGGAAGAGAGTGGGAAGATGATTATGACTTTTCCAGTAACTTTTTAGCAGAAATCATAGAGAAATCAATGTGGGTTTTCTATGAATTTCTTGTTTCTGATAAAGATGATGCCAAGAACATCCTGAAATGCAACAGAAAGCATCAGATTGAACTCCAAAATTCAGAAAATCCACAGCTTTTGTTGGTCAACGTACAAGATCACTTTCAGAAG TCAGAGAGAAAG GTTGACCTGAAATTGATTTCAAGAGTGCTGAGAATGGGAAAATTGACAGTCAACCAATTATTATGGTGCAGCCAAAAGCTTGATCATCTTACGTTTATAAACAGACAGGTTCACTTGGAACCCTCCCTTCtgctttttcccttttga
- the LOC111801499 gene encoding uncharacterized protein LOC111801499 isoform X1, translating into MASTKLTQFNPLLHFVLFKTIPHCNMLPVLLPFRIFLHTYFLSAFRFVHRYVFRFRNDVQRSELMENGGVDSEHSEFREKESGEMEMDGEDNGKTRSSVFCSVSMETISSLKMGDSEFTCGIKELDMDNVDCTLSYVQSTALDIVSKGVNSDGLKSTNTILDVYSENDASNVFDVLPEPEVQVLWEDYPDPSDSESAEESTSGSPKTNHDQVDDSSCKEIKRLDSFNNFEKEKESVNVLEESTEASLQENPSMLNYDRRYELNYLPDHQDIVKQLEMELRNARTGGLPTIFEEDTETAEAINEKFKYEEVMGEIQKVYRIYAEKMWKLDILNNQIMHVIGLQHLKYPLQSVSAQNSQSSQLWLGKARRLGADPVLVFLGDLLRDIEMVYVGQVCLSWEMLQWQLRKSLELQRYDSQGIRQYNQVASEFQLFQVMLKRFMEGESLQGNRVNNYVQNRCVFRSLLQVPPIIDDDSAEAEGREWEDDYDFSSNFLAEIIEKSMWVFYEFLVSDKDDAKNILKCNRKHQIELQNSENPQLLLVNVQDHFQKSERKVKDLLSRNKRCSLDKLGKQEEAGLSYSLMLLIAQVDLKLISRVLRMGKLTVNQLLWCSQKLDHLTFINRQVHLEPSLLLFPF; encoded by the exons ATGGCTTCAACCAAACTTACTCAGTTTAATCCCCTTCTTCATTTCGTATTATTCAAGACTATTCCTCACTGCAATATGTTGCCGGTCCTCCTCCCCTTCAGGATTTTTCTTCACACCTACTTCTTGTCTGCCTTCCGATTCGTTCATCGATACGTTTTCAG ATTTCGTAACGATGTTCAAAGAAGTGAGCTTATGGAAAATGGTGGAGTCGATTCAGAACATTCTGAATTTCGGGAGAAGGAGAGTGGTGAAATGGAAATGGATGGTGAAGACAATGGGAAAACTAGGAGCTCTGttttttgctctgtttctaTGGAAACTATTTCGTCTTTGAAAATGGGAGATTCTGAGTTTACTTGCGGGATTAAAGAACTTGACATGGATAATGTTGATTGTACTCTTTCTTACGTTCAATCCACTGCCTTGGATATAGTTTCTAAGGGAGTAAATTCTGATGGCTTGAAAAGTACTAACACAATTCTTGATGTTTACTCAGAAAATGATGCTTCCAATGTGTTTGATGTATTGCCTGAACCAGAAGTTCAAGTTCTTTGGGAAGATTATCCCGATCCGTCTGATTCAGAATCTGCAGAGGAATCAACCAGTGGCTCCCCAAAGACCAATCATGATCAAGTTGATGATTCATCTTGCAAAGAAATCAAGCGACTTGACTCTTTCAACAAttttgagaaagagaaagaatctGTCAATGTTTTGGAGGAATCAACTGAAGCAAGTTTGCAGGAGAATCCCTCCATGTTAAATTATGATCGCAGGTATGAACTAAACTATCTACCAGATCACCAGGATATAGTAAAGCAGCTAGAAATGGAGCTGAGAAATGCAAGAACTGGAGGGCTTCCAACAATTTTTGAAGAGGATACTGAGACAGCTGAAGCAATTAATGAAAAGTTCAAGTATGAAGAAGTAATGGGAGAGATACAAAAGGTCTACAGGATTTATGCGGAGAAAATGTGGAAACTTGATATCTTAAACAATCAGATTATGCATGTCATTG GTTTGCAGCATCTGAAATATCCGCTGCAATCAGTTTCAGCACAGAACTCACAGAGCTCACAGCTATGGTTGGGAAAAGCACGGAGGCTGGGAGCTGACCCAGTACTTGTTTTCTTAGGAGATTTACTAAGGGACATAGAAATGGTGTATGTAGGACAAGTTTGTCTTTCCTGGGAAATGCTGCAATGGCAGCTTAGGAAATCCCTTGAGCTGCAACGATATGACTCTCAAGGTATTCGTCAGTATAATCAAGTTGCTAGTGAGTTCCAACTTTTTCAAGTTATGCTGAAAAGATTCATGGAGGGAGAAAGTCTTCAGGGCAACAGAGTTAACAACTATGTCCAGAACCGCTGTGTATTTCGTAGTCTTTTGCAAGTCCCACCCATCATAG ATGATGATTCTGCAGAAGCTGAAGGAAGAGAGTGGGAAGATGATTATGACTTTTCCAGTAACTTTTTAGCAGAAATCATAGAGAAATCAATGTGGGTTTTCTATGAATTTCTTGTTTCTGATAAAGATGATGCCAAGAACATCCTGAAATGCAACAGAAAGCATCAGATTGAACTCCAAAATTCAGAAAATCCACAGCTTTTGTTGGTCAACGTACAAGATCACTTTCAGAAG TCAGAGAGAAAGGTGAAAGATCTTCTGAGCAGAAACAAGAGATGTTCTTTAGATAAGCTGGGAAAGCAAGAGGAAGCTGGACTGAGTTATTCATTAATGCTTCTCATTGCGCAGGTTGACCTGAAATTGATTTCAAGAGTGCTGAGAATGGGAAAATTGACAGTCAACCAATTATTATGGTGCAGCCAAAAGCTTGATCATCTTACGTTTATAAACAGACAGGTTCACTTGGAACCCTCCCTTCtgctttttcccttttga
- the LOC111801499 gene encoding uncharacterized protein LOC111801499 isoform X2, with protein MASTKLTQFNPLLHFVLFKTIPHCNMLPVLLPFRIFLHTYFLSAFRFVHRYVFRFRNDVQRSELMENGGVDSEHSEFREKESGEMEMDGEDNGKTRSSVFCSVSMETISSLKMGDSEFTCGIKELDMDNVDCTLSYVQSTALDIVSKGVNSDGLKSTNTILDVYSENDASNVFDVLPEPEVQVLWEDYPDPSDSESAEESTSGSPKTNHDQVDDSSCKEIKRLDSFNNFEKEKESVNVLEESTEASLQENPSMLNYDRRYELNYLPDHQDIVKQLEMELRNARTGGLPTIFEEDTETAEAINEKFKYEEVMGEIQKVYRIYAEKMWKLDILNNQIMHVIGLQHLKYPLQSVSAQNSQSSQLWLGKARRLGADPVLVFLGDLLRDIEMVYVGQVCLSWEMLQWQLRKSLELQRYDSQGIRQYNQVASEFQLFQVMLKRFMEGESLQGNRVNNYVQNRCVFRSLLQVPPIIDDDSAEAEGREWEDDYDFSSNFLAEIIEKSMWVFYEFLVSDKDDAKNILKCNRKHQIELQNSENPQLLLVNVQDHFQKSERKVKDLLSRNKRCSLDKLGKQEEAGLSYSLMLLIAQVDLKLISRVLRMGKLTVNQLLWCSQKLDHLTFINRQGQ; from the exons ATGGCTTCAACCAAACTTACTCAGTTTAATCCCCTTCTTCATTTCGTATTATTCAAGACTATTCCTCACTGCAATATGTTGCCGGTCCTCCTCCCCTTCAGGATTTTTCTTCACACCTACTTCTTGTCTGCCTTCCGATTCGTTCATCGATACGTTTTCAG ATTTCGTAACGATGTTCAAAGAAGTGAGCTTATGGAAAATGGTGGAGTCGATTCAGAACATTCTGAATTTCGGGAGAAGGAGAGTGGTGAAATGGAAATGGATGGTGAAGACAATGGGAAAACTAGGAGCTCTGttttttgctctgtttctaTGGAAACTATTTCGTCTTTGAAAATGGGAGATTCTGAGTTTACTTGCGGGATTAAAGAACTTGACATGGATAATGTTGATTGTACTCTTTCTTACGTTCAATCCACTGCCTTGGATATAGTTTCTAAGGGAGTAAATTCTGATGGCTTGAAAAGTACTAACACAATTCTTGATGTTTACTCAGAAAATGATGCTTCCAATGTGTTTGATGTATTGCCTGAACCAGAAGTTCAAGTTCTTTGGGAAGATTATCCCGATCCGTCTGATTCAGAATCTGCAGAGGAATCAACCAGTGGCTCCCCAAAGACCAATCATGATCAAGTTGATGATTCATCTTGCAAAGAAATCAAGCGACTTGACTCTTTCAACAAttttgagaaagagaaagaatctGTCAATGTTTTGGAGGAATCAACTGAAGCAAGTTTGCAGGAGAATCCCTCCATGTTAAATTATGATCGCAGGTATGAACTAAACTATCTACCAGATCACCAGGATATAGTAAAGCAGCTAGAAATGGAGCTGAGAAATGCAAGAACTGGAGGGCTTCCAACAATTTTTGAAGAGGATACTGAGACAGCTGAAGCAATTAATGAAAAGTTCAAGTATGAAGAAGTAATGGGAGAGATACAAAAGGTCTACAGGATTTATGCGGAGAAAATGTGGAAACTTGATATCTTAAACAATCAGATTATGCATGTCATTG GTTTGCAGCATCTGAAATATCCGCTGCAATCAGTTTCAGCACAGAACTCACAGAGCTCACAGCTATGGTTGGGAAAAGCACGGAGGCTGGGAGCTGACCCAGTACTTGTTTTCTTAGGAGATTTACTAAGGGACATAGAAATGGTGTATGTAGGACAAGTTTGTCTTTCCTGGGAAATGCTGCAATGGCAGCTTAGGAAATCCCTTGAGCTGCAACGATATGACTCTCAAGGTATTCGTCAGTATAATCAAGTTGCTAGTGAGTTCCAACTTTTTCAAGTTATGCTGAAAAGATTCATGGAGGGAGAAAGTCTTCAGGGCAACAGAGTTAACAACTATGTCCAGAACCGCTGTGTATTTCGTAGTCTTTTGCAAGTCCCACCCATCATAG ATGATGATTCTGCAGAAGCTGAAGGAAGAGAGTGGGAAGATGATTATGACTTTTCCAGTAACTTTTTAGCAGAAATCATAGAGAAATCAATGTGGGTTTTCTATGAATTTCTTGTTTCTGATAAAGATGATGCCAAGAACATCCTGAAATGCAACAGAAAGCATCAGATTGAACTCCAAAATTCAGAAAATCCACAGCTTTTGTTGGTCAACGTACAAGATCACTTTCAGAAG TCAGAGAGAAAGGTGAAAGATCTTCTGAGCAGAAACAAGAGATGTTCTTTAGATAAGCTGGGAAAGCAAGAGGAAGCTGGACTGAGTTATTCATTAATGCTTCTCATTGCGCAGGTTGACCTGAAATTGATTTCAAGAGTGCTGAGAATGGGAAAATTGACAGTCAACCAATTATTATGGTGCAGCCAAAAGCTTGATCATCTTACGTTTATAAACAGACAG
- the LOC111802338 gene encoding zinc-finger homeodomain protein 11-like translates to MFIYYRECLKNHAATVGGHALDGCGEFMPLLTATPSDPTSLNCAACGCHRNFHRREPDDSWQNLPTHRRFQSYRLCTPPSPKPQSPSSPIPLQISHIPPPVHFSAPHMLLALSTGAAAQEQRGGRFNPKQRKRNRTKFSRDQKQKMRSFSEKMGWKIGKCDERLVEEFCNEIGIGKRVLRVWMHNNKYMGGRTEKNRDSQSSENGRDDSKQSS, encoded by the coding sequence ATGTTCATCTATTACAGAGAATGTCTCAAGAATCACGCCGCCACCGTCGGCGGCCACGCCCTCGACGGCTGCGGCGAGTTTATGCCTTTACTTACCGCCACACCCTCCGATCCCACTTCTCTAAATTGCGCAGCCTGTGGTTGCCACCGCAACTTCCACCGCCGTGAACCGGACGATTCCTGGCAGAATCTCCCCACCCACCGACGTTTCCAATCATATCGCCTCTGCACACCGCCGTCGCCGAAGCCTCAAAGCCCATCCTCGCCGATCCCTTTACAGATTTCGCACATCCCACCGCCAGTTCACTTCTCCGCCCCTCATATGTTGCTGGCATTGAGCACCGGCGCGGCGGCGCAAGAGCAGCGTGGCGGTCGATTCAACCcaaaacagaggaagagaaaCAGGACCAAATTCAGCAGGGATCAAAAGCAAAAGATGCGATCTTTCTCCGAGAAAATGGGATGGAAAATTGGGAAATGTGATGAAAGGTTAGTGGAGGAATTCTGTAATGAAATTGGGATCGGAAAACGGGTGCTTAGAGTTTGGATGCATAATAACAAATACATGggaggaagaacagagaaaaacagagattCTCAGAGTAGCGAAAATGGAAGGGATGACTCAAAACAGAGCTCATAA
- the LOC111802745 gene encoding uncharacterized protein LOC111802745 isoform X4, protein MSDHLALYVDRLIRPAPVDSELSPIEVVPLLPVAGNLDGDSVGLSNSTSNSNADEREEKNEGLDGEDDSLIQTAECRICQDEDVIKKLETPCACSGSLKYAHRKCIQHWCNEKGDIICEICHQPYQPDYTAPPPPPRVEETSIDIGGGWTITGTPLSLHDPRLLAFAETERNLLEVEYDEYAASDAGGAAFCRAAALILMILLFLRHAMEVSDSEDDDYVSAFFSIFLLRAAGFLLPCYIMACAISILQRRQRRLCVEYQARRL, encoded by the exons ATGAGCGATCATCTCGCTTTGTATGTGGATCGATTAATTCGGCCGGCGCCCGTTGATTCGGAGCTCAGCCCGATTGAGGTTGTTCCTCTCTTGCCGGTCGCAGGGAACTTGGACGGCGATTCAGTGGGCTTGTCTAATTCGACGTCCAATTCCAATGCTGATGAGagggaagaaaagaatgagGGTTTGGATGGAGAGGATGATTCATTGATTCAGACAGCGGAGTGTCGCATTTGTCAGGATGAGGACGTGATTAAGAAGCTCGAAACGCCATGCGCCTGTAGTGGAAGTCTTAAG TATGCTCATCGGAAGTGTATACAGCATTGGTGCAATGAAAAAGGGGATATCATTTGTGAGATTTGTCATCAG CCTTACCAGCCTGATTATACAGCTCCACCACCTCCCCCTCGAGTTGAAGAAACGTCTATTGATATTGG GGGAGGGTGGACCATTACTGGCACACCTTTGAGTTTACACGATCCTCGCCTTTTGGCTTTTGCAGAGACTGAGCGTAATTTATTGGAAGTCGAGTATGATGAATATGCTGCTTCTGATGCCGGTGGAGCAGCATTTTGTCGAGCAGCTGCTCTTATT CTCATGATCCTACTTTTCTTGCGCCATGCAATGGAAGTCTCCGATTCTGAAGACGATGATTACGTGTCTGCGTTCTTCTCT ATTTTCTTGCTTCGAGCAGCTGGTTTTCTCTTGCCCTGCTACATTATGGCTTGTGCAATCAGCATCTTGCAACGTCGACAACGAAGACTG TGCGTTGAATATCAAGCTAGACGCCTCTGA
- the LOC111802745 gene encoding uncharacterized protein LOC111802745 isoform X3 → MSDHLALYVDRLIRPAPVDSELSPIEVVPLLPVAGNLDGDSVGLSNSTSNSNADEREEKNEGLDGEDDSLIQTAECRICQDEDVIKKLETPCACSGSLKYAHRKCIQHWCNEKGDIICEICHQPYQPDYTAPPPPPRVEETSIDIGGGWTITGTPLSLHDPRLLAFAETERNLLEVEYDEYAASDAGGAAFCRAAALILMILLFLRHAMEVSDSEDDDYVSAFFSIFLLRAAGFLLPCYIMACAISILQRRQRRLEREAVVLGAAQVAFMRTFMRTSNDFPPGHCLTYIVR, encoded by the exons ATGAGCGATCATCTCGCTTTGTATGTGGATCGATTAATTCGGCCGGCGCCCGTTGATTCGGAGCTCAGCCCGATTGAGGTTGTTCCTCTCTTGCCGGTCGCAGGGAACTTGGACGGCGATTCAGTGGGCTTGTCTAATTCGACGTCCAATTCCAATGCTGATGAGagggaagaaaagaatgagGGTTTGGATGGAGAGGATGATTCATTGATTCAGACAGCGGAGTGTCGCATTTGTCAGGATGAGGACGTGATTAAGAAGCTCGAAACGCCATGCGCCTGTAGTGGAAGTCTTAAG TATGCTCATCGGAAGTGTATACAGCATTGGTGCAATGAAAAAGGGGATATCATTTGTGAGATTTGTCATCAG CCTTACCAGCCTGATTATACAGCTCCACCACCTCCCCCTCGAGTTGAAGAAACGTCTATTGATATTGG GGGAGGGTGGACCATTACTGGCACACCTTTGAGTTTACACGATCCTCGCCTTTTGGCTTTTGCAGAGACTGAGCGTAATTTATTGGAAGTCGAGTATGATGAATATGCTGCTTCTGATGCCGGTGGAGCAGCATTTTGTCGAGCAGCTGCTCTTATT CTCATGATCCTACTTTTCTTGCGCCATGCAATGGAAGTCTCCGATTCTGAAGACGATGATTACGTGTCTGCGTTCTTCTCT ATTTTCTTGCTTCGAGCAGCTGGTTTTCTCTTGCCCTGCTACATTATGGCTTGTGCAATCAGCATCTTGCAACGTCGACAACGAAGACTG GAACGGGAGGCCGTAGTCTTAGGTGCAGCACAAGTTGCTTTTATGCGCACTTTCATGAGGACCTCAAATGACTTCCCACCAGGACACTGTTTAACTTACATAG TGCGTTGA
- the LOC111802745 gene encoding uncharacterized protein LOC111802745 isoform X2: MSDHLALYVDRLIRPAPVDSELSPIEVVPLLPVAGNLDGDSVGLSNSTSNSNADEREEKNEGLDGEDDSLIQTAECRICQDEDVIKKLETPCACSGSLKYAHRKCIQHWCNEKGDIICEICHQPYQPDYTAPPPPPRVEETSIDIGGGWTITGTPLSLHDPRLLAFAETERNLLEVEYDEYAASDAGGAAFCRAAALILMILLFLRHAMEVSDSEDDDYVSAFFSIFLLRAAGFLLPCYIMACAISILQRRQRRLEREAVVLGAAQVAFMRTFMRTSNDFPPGHCLTYIGANCITSSFIPPNGFSTETGKSRSPLKPVSISCNLTSTFILQTPRVILHKNAIVFLDLQSHSP, translated from the exons ATGAGCGATCATCTCGCTTTGTATGTGGATCGATTAATTCGGCCGGCGCCCGTTGATTCGGAGCTCAGCCCGATTGAGGTTGTTCCTCTCTTGCCGGTCGCAGGGAACTTGGACGGCGATTCAGTGGGCTTGTCTAATTCGACGTCCAATTCCAATGCTGATGAGagggaagaaaagaatgagGGTTTGGATGGAGAGGATGATTCATTGATTCAGACAGCGGAGTGTCGCATTTGTCAGGATGAGGACGTGATTAAGAAGCTCGAAACGCCATGCGCCTGTAGTGGAAGTCTTAAG TATGCTCATCGGAAGTGTATACAGCATTGGTGCAATGAAAAAGGGGATATCATTTGTGAGATTTGTCATCAG CCTTACCAGCCTGATTATACAGCTCCACCACCTCCCCCTCGAGTTGAAGAAACGTCTATTGATATTGG GGGAGGGTGGACCATTACTGGCACACCTTTGAGTTTACACGATCCTCGCCTTTTGGCTTTTGCAGAGACTGAGCGTAATTTATTGGAAGTCGAGTATGATGAATATGCTGCTTCTGATGCCGGTGGAGCAGCATTTTGTCGAGCAGCTGCTCTTATT CTCATGATCCTACTTTTCTTGCGCCATGCAATGGAAGTCTCCGATTCTGAAGACGATGATTACGTGTCTGCGTTCTTCTCT ATTTTCTTGCTTCGAGCAGCTGGTTTTCTCTTGCCCTGCTACATTATGGCTTGTGCAATCAGCATCTTGCAACGTCGACAACGAAGACTG GAACGGGAGGCCGTAGTCTTAGGTGCAGCACAAGTTGCTTTTATGCGCACTTTCATGAGGACCTCAAATGACTTCCCACCAGGACACTGTTTAACTTACATAGGTGCAAATTGTATAACCTCTTCATTTATCCCCCCCAATGGTTTTAGCACCGAAACGGGCAAATCTAGATCTCCCTTAAAACCAGTGTCTATATCTTGTAATCTGACTTCTACATTCATTTTGCAAACACCGAGAGTAATTCTTCACAAGAATGCAATTGTTTTTCTTGATTTACAATCTCATAGCCCTTAG
- the LOC111802349 gene encoding extracellular ribonuclease LE produces MCSFTRFVLINLVIFQCLSLLCLAQDFDFFYFVQSWPGSYCDTGRSCCYPRAGKPSADFKIHGLWPNYNDGTYPSNCDSSNPFDRTQISDLVSSMQRNWPSLACPSSDSTKFWAHEWDKHGTCAESVLDQHGYFETSLKLKSQANILQALETAGINPDGSYYSLDKIKSAIEEGVGYSPGITCNVDDSGNRQLYEVYLCVDSSASGFINCPIFPSGQCGSTLEFPKF; encoded by the exons ATGTGTTCCTTCACTCGCTTTGTTCTTATCAACCTTGTCATCTTCCAATGCCTCTCGCTTCTCTGCCTCGCCCAAGACTTTGATTTCTTCTACTTTGTTCAAAGT TGGCCTGGTTCTTACTGTGATACGGGAAGAAGCTGCTGCTATCCCCGCGCTGGAAAACCGTCTGCTGACTTCAAAATCCATGGCCTTTGGCCTAATTACAATGATGGCACTTACCCCTCTAATTGCGACTCATCCAACCCCTTCGATCGAACTCAG ATATCAGATTTGGTGAGCAGCATGCAAAGGAACTGGCCATCACTAGCGTGTCCAAGCAGCGACAGCACGAAATTCTGGGCGCATGAGTGGGACAAACATGGGACATGCGCGGAGTCCGTGCTCGACCAACATGGATACTTTGAGACGAGCCTGAAGCTTAAAAGCCAAGCCAACATCCTGCAAGCTCTGGAAACAGCAGGAATAAACCCAGATGGAAGTTATTACAGTTTGGATAAGATTAAGAGTGCCATAGAAGAAGGAGTTGGGTACAGCCCTGGAATCACCTGCAACGTGGATGATTCCGGCAACCGTCAACTGTACGAGGTTTACTTGTGCGTGGATTCTTCCGCCTCTGGTTTCATAAATTGCCCAATTTTCCCGAGCGGACAATGTGGCTCTACCCTTGAGTTTCCCAAATTTTAG